The nucleotide window ACTTATGTCGTGACCTGGGTGCTGGCCTGGTAGTGGCGGAAATGGTGACCTCGGACGTGCGTCTGTGGAGCAGCCGCAAGTCACAACAGCGCTTGATTCACCGCAGCGAACCAGAGCCCCGTGCCGTACAAATTGCCGGTGCAGACCCAGCCATGATGGCCGAAGCCGCTCGCGCCAATGTGGCCCTGGGCGCCCAGATTATTGATATCAATATGGGTTGCCCTGCCAAAAAGGTGTGCAAACGAGCCGCGGGCTCGGCACTGCTCCAGGACGAGCCTCTGGTAGCGGATATTCTGCAAACCGTGGTCGCCGCGGTAGACGTGCCAGTCACCCTGAAAATTCGCACCGGCACCACCCCAGAGCAGCGCAACGGGGTGGATATCGCCCGGTTGGCGGAACGGAGTGGCATCGCCGCACTGTCGGTACACGGCCGCACCCGCGCCTGCCGTTTTATGGGGCAGGCAGAGTACGACACCATCGCCGAAATTGTCAGCGCAGTGGGAATACCCGTGGTGGCAAACGGCGACATAGACTCGCCGAGCAAGGCCCGGCATGTACTGGAAAAAACTCAGGCTGCAGCGGTAATGATCGGCCGCAGCGCCCAGGGACGACCCTGGATATTTCGCGAAATAAACCACTACCTGACCACTGGCCAGGAATTGGCAGAACCCTCTTTGGCAGAGGTGAAAAACATATTGTTGCGCCACATCGATGGCCTGCATCGCCACTATGGCGACACTATGGGGCCGCGTATTGCGCGCAAACATCTGGGCTGGTACCTGGCAACACTGAACCTGGCACCGGATCAGCAAAAACAACAGCGAGCTGCGTTTAACAGCCTCACTGAAACTCAACAACAATTGGATTTTTTGGAACAGTTTTTTTCTGGAACCGCGATTCAGGAACAGGTTGCATGACACCCGACACATTCACCATCCAGGCCGACAGCGAAGCGGCCATCGACGATAATCAGCCTCACGAGCATGAGTCTCTGCGCTACTGCACGGAATATGCCCTGAAACACTTTTTTGAATGCCTGGACGGGCAAATGACCACTGGCCTGTACGACCTGGTGATCAGTGAAGTGGAGCAGCCGCTACTAGAGACCGTGATGGCCTACACACGCAACAACCAGAGCAAAGCCGCACAAATCCTTGGTTTGAACCGAGGCACATTGCGCAAAAAGCTCAAGCAGTACGACCTTTTATAACCGCCGTTATCGGCCCACTTTTTACCCCTGCACAAACTGGATACCCCTTCGATGACCGAACAACTGAACACTGTTCTCACACCCGTGAAACGCGCACTGATCAGCGTTTCCGACAAAACCGGTATTGTTGAATTTGCCCAGGCTCTGACTGCCCAGGGCGTTGAAATTCTTTCCACTGGCGGCACTTTCCGTCTGCTCACCGAAAACGGTGTGCCCGCGGTGGAAGTATCCGACTACACCGGCTTCCCGGAAATGATGGACGGCCGCGTGAAAACACTGCACCCCAAAGTACACGGCGGCATTCTCGGCCGTCGCGGCAAAGACGACGCAGTGATGGCCGAGCACGGCATTCAGCAAATCGACATGGTAGTGGTTAACCTGTATCCGTTTAAAGCGACCGTAGCTGACCCCAATTGCGACCTGCCTACCGCTATCGAAAACATCGATATCGGCGGCCCCACCATGGTGCGCTCCGCTGCCAAGAACCACAAAGACGTGGCGATTGTGGTTAACGCCAGCGATTACGATGCGGTACTGGCTGAAATGCAAGCCAACAACGGCGCACTGGGCTACGAAACCCGTTACGGCCTGATGGTTAAAGCCTTTGAGCACACCGCCATGTACGACGGCATGATTGCCAACCACTTTGGTGCTCGCAACACCAATAACGAGAAACGCGACTTCCCCGACACCTACAACGTGCAATACCTGAAAGCACAGGACATGCGCTACGGCGAGAACCCGCACCAAAAAGCCGCTTTCTTTAAAGAAGCCGAGCCTGCTGAAGCATCCGTATCCACTGCCACTCAATTACAAGGCAAAGAGCTGTCGTTCAATAACGTCGCCGATACCGATGCGGCTCTGGAAACCGTCAAACTGTTCGACGAGCCCGCCTGCGTGATCGTCAAGCACGCCAATCCCTGTGGCGTGGCGGTATCGAGCGACATTAAAACCGCCTACGAATTGGCCTTTGCCACCGACCCGGAATCCGCCTTTGGCGGCATTATCGCCTTTAACCGCGAACTGGATGCGGATACCGCAGCAGCCATTGTGGAAAAGCAATTTGTGGAAGTGATTATCGCGCCAGCGGTGTCTGACGCAGCGGTAGAAGTGGTCTCCGCCAAGAAAAATGTACGCCTGCTGGCCTGTGGCGAGTGGCAAGGTGAGCGTCCTGTTGCCTACGATTACAAACGCGTGAACGGCGGCCTACTGATTCAGGAAAAAGACAATGGTATGGTCAACAAAGAAGACCTCAAGGTGGTGACCAAAGTCGCCCCCAGCGACGAACAAATGGACGACCTGTTGTTCGCCTGGAAAGTGGCGAAGATGGTGAAATCCAACGCCATTATCTACGGCAAAGACGGCCAGACCATCGGCGTTGGCGCTGGCCAAATGAGTCGGGTTAACTCCGCCCGCATCGCCGCCATCAAAGCCGAACACGCGGGCCTGGAAGTAAAAGGGGCGGTAATGGCCTCTGACGCTTTCTTCCCGTTCCGCGACGGCATCGACAACGCCGCCAAAGTTGGCATCAGTGCTGTGATTCAACCCGGCGGCTCCATGCGCGATGAAGAAGTCATTGCCGCCGCAGACGAGCACGGCATGGCGATGGTGTTTACTGGCATGAGACATTTCAGACACTAAAATTCGCGCCAAGGAGTAGCCCGGGTGCAGCGCAGCGAAACCCGGGCTACGGAATCGTCAACAACAGGTAACACTGGAGGTACTGCATTTGGTTTTCGACGGCGGCACCAAATCAATATCACCCGCTTCATCCAACAACTGATTAATCTGGCTCTGTGTTTCTGTTCGCTCGCTGTAGCGTTCCGTCAGGTAATCTTTCTGACCACGCATCAGAAGCGTGACTCGAAATAGCTCCTCCAACACATCCATCACCCGATCTCGAAACGGCGACGGCTTTAAACGACCGTCGCTATCAAATTCCTGCCACGCTTTAGCAATAGACGACTGATTGGGGATCGTAAACATTCGCATCCAACGCCCCAAAATGCGCATATTATTAACTGCGTTAAACGACTGTGAACCCCCGGTAATCTGCATTAATGCCAGGGTTTTCCCCTGAGTGGGGCGCACTGCTCCTTCGCTAAGCGGTATCCAGTCAATTTGATTTTTAAATACGCCAGAAAAATTACCGTGAATTTCCGGGCTGATCCACACATGTCCATCCGCCCACAACGCCAATTCGCGCAATGCTTTTACTTTGGGGTCGCCAGCATTCTGGCCATCAAAAATTGGCAGCCCCTCAGGGTCGAATATTTTCACCTCAGCGCCAAAGCCCTCAAGCACTTGGCGAGCTTCAAGGGCCAACTTGCGGCTGTGGGAAGCTTCTCGCAGAGAGCCGTAAATGATTAAAAATCGCGGCGCGCGGTAGTCCTCTGCTTGGTTTTTTAGCAACCGATCAACAACTGACTTTACACTCAAATTAAGGGCCATTTGGCACCTCCTCTATTTATCACTCACAAAATATTTCCGAGCCCTTCACTTCAAAACTCTTTATTTCCGAACTCTTTATTTCCGAACTCTTTATTTCCGAACTCTTTATTTCTAAAAAATTCGAAATATAAACTCAAAAAATTTTAACTATCAGGCCCCACACAGCACTCCGCCATCAAATAAGCGATAACCTCCTGTACGACCACATAGTTGGCAGTACAGCGCAAAACTCGCCCTTCACGCTGTTGATGCACCAAGTTTACTTGCATTAAACGATGCAAATGATGCGACAAGGTAGAACCAGGAATCTTCAGCCTAGCTAACAATTCACTCACCGCCATACCATCGCTACCCGCCTTAATCAGCAAGCGATAAATACTAAGACGAGTATCGTGGCCTAACTCAGCCAAGCATTTGGTGGCATCTTGATGCTTCATGAACGCAACCTTAACTGATTGCATTAAATATTTCCATTATATTCGAAATATTTAATGCAATTGACAAGAATCACGCTAGAGCTGATACCTGCAAACAGGTACAATTCGCGCACTTTTTAACCCAGCAACTTTTCCAGTATTCCCATGAACGTACTCGTAATCGGCAGCGGCGGCCGTGAACACGCTTTGGCGTGGAAAGCCGCACAATCAGCAAACGTAGAAACCGTTTTTGTAGCACCCGGTAACGCCGGTACCGCACTGGAAGCAAAACTGGAGAACGTCGCCATCGATGTGGCGGATTTTGCGGCACTGGCAGAATTTGCCGAAAGCAATAACTGCGGTCTGACCATTGTTGGCCCGGAGGCGCCTCTGGTGGATGGGGTTGTCGACTTCTTTGCCGCAAAAGGCCTGCGCTGCTTTGGCCCGTCACAGGGCGCGGCCCAACTGGAAGGCTCCAAGGCGTTCACCAAAGACTTTCTCGCTCGCCACAACATTCCCACCGCCGGTTACGGCAACTTTACCGATGTGGATGACGCCATTGCCTACCTGCACAAAATGGGCGCGCCGATTGTGGTAAAAGCCGACGGCCTGGCTGCGGGTAAAGGCGTGATTGTCGCCGAAACTCTGGAGCAAGCGGAAGCAGCGGTACGGGACATGTTATCGGGCAACGCCTTTGGCGATGCCGGTTGCCGAGTGGTGATCGAAGAATTTCTGGAAGGGGAAGAAGCCAGTTTTATCGTGATGGTAGACGGCGAGAACATACTGCCCATGGCCACCAGCCAGGACCACAAACGCGCTTACAACGGCGACAAAGGCCCCAACACCGGTGGCATGGGTGCCTACTCACCAGCTCCCGTAGTGACCCCGGAAATCGACCAGCGCATTATGGAGCAGGTGATCCTGCCCACCGTGCGCGGCATGGCGGCAGAAGGCAACAGTTACACCGGCTTTCTGTACGCGGGCCTGATGATTAACCCCCAGGGCCAGCCCAAAGTGATCGAGTACAACTGCCGCTTTGGCGATCCGGAAACCCAGCCCATTATGATGCGCCTGCAGTCCGACCTGGTGGAACTGTGCCAGGCCGCTATCGACGGCCAGCTGAACAGTAAAACCACCCAGTGGGACAGCCGCGCCGCCGTGGGCGTGGTACTGGCTGCCGGTGGCTACCCCGGCAGTTACGCCAAAGGCGAAGTAATCTCCGGCCTTACCGCTCAAGTTGATAACGGCGCCAAAGTCTTCCACGCTGGCACCAAAATCGACGGCGATAACGTGGTCACCAGCGGCGGTCGGGTGCTCTGCGCCACCGCCCTTGGCGACAGCGTCTCTGAAGCCCAGACCAAAGCCTATCAGCTGGTTGAGCAAATCTCCTGGAACGGCGTGGAATACCGCACCGATATCGCTTATCGAGCCATCGCCCGGGAAAACTCGTAAAAAACGCCCTCAGCACCCCATACCCACAGGGTATGGGACTCCTTACGAAATTCAGTAAAGAAATGCAAAGAAAGCGCGCAAAATAGCGAGTATAGCGTTTGCAGTACCAACACCAATTATTTTTGGAGAAACGGGAGAGACAGCCATGTGCATTTTCGAGCTGACCGCCATTCTCGAGCAGTACAAAATTCCCCATCGCCTGGATAACGGCAAAGTGATGGCCAAGGGCAGAGATAACCATTGGCTGGATGTGACCGGCTGGAGCCGATTGCAAATGGCGAAGTGGTTGCAAACCTGACCTTAGCCAATTCTGAAAGACAAAAAAAACCGCGCCAAGTCAGCGCGGTTTTTTTCATTTAGCCAGCCTACTCAACTCTCTCAACGTCACTCCCGCGAAGGCCGGAATGACGAAGAGAAGATCACAAAACCTTCGCCACAGACTCCGCAAAGTAATCCATATTGGCATCATTCAGTCCGGCCACGTTAATGCGGCTGGAGCCCACCATGTAGATGCTGAATTCGTCTTTCAGGCGCGCCACTTGCTCCGGGGTAATTCCCAGGAACGAGAACATGCCAAACTCCTTTTCGATAAAGCCAAAGTCGGCACCATTGCAGGCAGCATTAAGCTTGGCCACGGCTTGGGCTCGCAGGCCGTTAATGCGGTTGCGCATTTCTGCCACTTCGCCCTGCCATTGCTCGGTCAGTTCTGCAGACTCCAAAATGGTGGCCACAATGGCAGCACCGTGTGCTGGGGGCATAGACCAGATACCACGAGCAATATTAATCAGCTGGCTGCCAGCGGCTTCTGCTTTGTTACTGTCTTCGGCAATCACCAACAACAGGCCTATACGCTCACGGTAGAGGCCAAAGTTTTTCGAGCAGGAAACTGACAAAAACATTTCCTTGACTCGCTCACCCATCAGGCGCAGGCCTGCGGCGTCTTCGTCCAAGCCCACACCAAAGCCCTGGTAGGCCATATCGACGAAGGGTATCAGCCCTTTTTCCACACACAGGTCGGCGACTTGCGCCCACTGTTCCAGGTTCAGGTCAGCGCCACAGGGGTTGTGGCAGCAGGCGTGCAAAAGCACCACATCACCGGACTGGGCATCGCGCTCCAAAGTGCCGATCATGTCGGCAAAGGCAACCGAGCAAGTGCTGCGGTCGTAGTAAGGGTATTCCTTGATGTTCAGCCCCGCTTCGCCAAACAACGGTACGTGGTTGGCCCAGGTAGGGTTACTCATCCAGATAGTGGCACCGGGCTTGGCGCGATTGATCAACTCACCACCGAGGCGCAATGCGCCGCAACCACCGGGCGCCTGAATAGAGGCAACTCGATTGGCCAGCAATGCCGGGTGGCCTTCACCCAGAGCCAGCTTGCGCATTTCGCTGTTGTACACGGGGTGGCCCGGGCCGCCGATATACGACTTGGTGGTCTCGGCATCTATCCAGCGTCCTTCAGCGGCTTTTACCGACGCCAAAATAGGGGTTTCGCCAGTAGGTGTCTTATATACACCTACCCCCAAATCCACTTTCTTGGGGTTGTCGTCTTTCAGATATTGGCCCATCAGGCCAAGAATGGGGTCTTGAGGCAATATTTGCAGTGATTCAAACATGGTCGTATCCCGGGGGAGCTGTGGGTCAAATAAACAGGCGTATTGTAGTCGGGATTAACTGGCAAGCAAGGCTGAAAATGACTTTTACAGTCCACCAAAGCGGGAAAAGTAATCCGCCTCTGCATCCGGCAAACAGCCATTGGCAGTTTCCATGGATGTGATAGCAAAAGCCATGGCGTTTTCCTGAATCTGGCGGTACAAATCAGCTGTCATATCGTGCACTTCTTTAGCTTCCCAATCCGCGGGCAGCAATTCCTGGGGTAGTTCGGCATCCTTAAGCA belongs to bacterium SCSIO 12696 and includes:
- the dusB gene encoding tRNA dihydrouridine synthase DusB produces the protein MFQIGPYHIQQPTVLAPMAGVTDLPFRHLCRDLGAGLVVAEMVTSDVRLWSSRKSQQRLIHRSEPEPRAVQIAGADPAMMAEAARANVALGAQIIDINMGCPAKKVCKRAAGSALLQDEPLVADILQTVVAAVDVPVTLKIRTGTTPEQRNGVDIARLAERSGIAALSVHGRTRACRFMGQAEYDTIAEIVSAVGIPVVANGDIDSPSKARHVLEKTQAAAVMIGRSAQGRPWIFREINHYLTTGQELAEPSLAEVKNILLRHIDGLHRHYGDTMGPRIARKHLGWYLATLNLAPDQQKQQRAAFNSLTETQQQLDFLEQFFSGTAIQEQVA
- the fis gene encoding DNA-binding transcriptional regulator Fis, producing MTPDTFTIQADSEAAIDDNQPHEHESLRYCTEYALKHFFECLDGQMTTGLYDLVISEVEQPLLETVMAYTRNNQSKAAQILGLNRGTLRKKLKQYDLL
- the purH gene encoding bifunctional phosphoribosylaminoimidazolecarboxamide formyltransferase/IMP cyclohydrolase, with amino-acid sequence MTEQLNTVLTPVKRALISVSDKTGIVEFAQALTAQGVEILSTGGTFRLLTENGVPAVEVSDYTGFPEMMDGRVKTLHPKVHGGILGRRGKDDAVMAEHGIQQIDMVVVNLYPFKATVADPNCDLPTAIENIDIGGPTMVRSAAKNHKDVAIVVNASDYDAVLAEMQANNGALGYETRYGLMVKAFEHTAMYDGMIANHFGARNTNNEKRDFPDTYNVQYLKAQDMRYGENPHQKAAFFKEAEPAEASVSTATQLQGKELSFNNVADTDAALETVKLFDEPACVIVKHANPCGVAVSSDIKTAYELAFATDPESAFGGIIAFNRELDADTAAAIVEKQFVEVIIAPAVSDAAVEVVSAKKNVRLLACGEWQGERPVAYDYKRVNGGLLIQEKDNGMVNKEDLKVVTKVAPSDEQMDDLLFAWKVAKMVKSNAIIYGKDGQTIGVGAGQMSRVNSARIAAIKAEHAGLEVKGAVMASDAFFPFRDGIDNAAKVGISAVIQPGGSMRDEEVIAAADEHGMAMVFTGMRHFRH
- the arsH gene encoding arsenical resistance protein ArsH — encoded protein: MALNLSVKSVVDRLLKNQAEDYRAPRFLIIYGSLREASHSRKLALEARQVLEGFGAEVKIFDPEGLPIFDGQNAGDPKVKALRELALWADGHVWISPEIHGNFSGVFKNQIDWIPLSEGAVRPTQGKTLALMQITGGSQSFNAVNNMRILGRWMRMFTIPNQSSIAKAWQEFDSDGRLKPSPFRDRVMDVLEELFRVTLLMRGQKDYLTERYSERTETQSQINQLLDEAGDIDLVPPSKTKCSTSSVTCC
- a CDS encoding helix-turn-helix transcriptional regulator, which translates into the protein MKHQDATKCLAELGHDTRLSIYRLLIKAGSDGMAVSELLARLKIPGSTLSHHLHRLMQVNLVHQQREGRVLRCTANYVVVQEVIAYLMAECCVGPDS
- the purD gene encoding phosphoribosylamine--glycine ligase, which translates into the protein MNVLVIGSGGREHALAWKAAQSANVETVFVAPGNAGTALEAKLENVAIDVADFAALAEFAESNNCGLTIVGPEAPLVDGVVDFFAAKGLRCFGPSQGAAQLEGSKAFTKDFLARHNIPTAGYGNFTDVDDAIAYLHKMGAPIVVKADGLAAGKGVIVAETLEQAEAAVRDMLSGNAFGDAGCRVVIEEFLEGEEASFIVMVDGENILPMATSQDHKRAYNGDKGPNTGGMGAYSPAPVVTPEIDQRIMEQVILPTVRGMAAEGNSYTGFLYAGLMINPQGQPKVIEYNCRFGDPETQPIMMRLQSDLVELCQAAIDGQLNSKTTQWDSRAAVGVVLAAGGYPGSYAKGEVISGLTAQVDNGAKVFHAGTKIDGDNVVTSGGRVLCATALGDSVSEAQTKAYQLVEQISWNGVEYRTDIAYRAIARENS
- a CDS encoding aspartate/tyrosine/aromatic aminotransferase — protein: MFESLQILPQDPILGLMGQYLKDDNPKKVDLGVGVYKTPTGETPILASVKAAEGRWIDAETTKSYIGGPGHPVYNSEMRKLALGEGHPALLANRVASIQAPGGCGALRLGGELINRAKPGATIWMSNPTWANHVPLFGEAGLNIKEYPYYDRSTCSVAFADMIGTLERDAQSGDVVLLHACCHNPCGADLNLEQWAQVADLCVEKGLIPFVDMAYQGFGVGLDEDAAGLRLMGERVKEMFLSVSCSKNFGLYRERIGLLLVIAEDSNKAEAAGSQLINIARGIWSMPPAHGAAIVATILESAELTEQWQGEVAEMRNRINGLRAQAVAKLNAACNGADFGFIEKEFGMFSFLGITPEQVARLKDEFSIYMVGSSRINVAGLNDANMDYFAESVAKVL